The following proteins come from a genomic window of Nostoc sp. TCL26-01:
- a CDS encoding addiction module protein: protein MSETAEKLKLELSQLSTKERAEIAYFLIHSLDEDIDDNLEAAWDTELTQRLEDINRKTAIGEPISQVFSDLREKYS from the coding sequence ATGAGTGAAACTGCCGAAAAACTTAAACTTGAACTTTCTCAGCTTTCCACAAAAGAACGCGCTGAAATTGCCTACTTTTTAATTCATTCTCTAGATGAGGACATAGACGATAATCTAGAAGCTGCTTGGGATACAGAATTAACCCAAAGACTAGAGGATATTAATCGCAAAACAGCTATTGGAGAACCAATATCTCAAGTTTTTTCGGATTTACGAGAAAAGTATTCGTGA
- a CDS encoding type II toxin-antitoxin system RelE/ParE family toxin → MKFIVIHTEARKELDAAIAYYEAQKVGLGLDFLSEVERIILKIQQNPNLGTSHKIESIRRYAIQGFSYLIFYPELELVECELIF, encoded by the coding sequence GTGAAGTTTATTGTTATCCACACCGAAGCTAGAAAAGAGCTTGATGCTGCAATAGCTTACTATGAAGCTCAAAAAGTAGGCTTGGGACTAGATTTTCTGTCTGAAGTAGAAAGAATTATTCTGAAGATTCAGCAAAATCCCAATTTAGGAACTTCACACAAGATTGAAAGCATACGTCGTTATGCTATTCAAGGTTTTTCCTATCTAATTTTTTATCCTGAACTTGAATTAGTTGAATGTGAGTTGATTTTTTGA
- a CDS encoding type II toxin-antitoxin system RelE/ParE family toxin — translation MVRINWTNQALTDLAAIGDFIARDAPSFAQVFVNKVFLSVERLENFPSSGRIVPEISQDNIREIIFGSYRIVYLLTDNEVSILTIFHSSRQLNSSDLPGELGD, via the coding sequence ATGGTACGAATAAACTGGACAAATCAAGCTTTAACTGATTTAGCGGCAATAGGTGATTTTATTGCGCGAGATGCACCTAGTTTTGCTCAGGTATTTGTGAATAAAGTATTTCTATCTGTAGAACGTCTAGAAAATTTTCCATCATCAGGACGTATAGTGCCAGAAATCAGCCAAGATAATATTAGAGAAATTATCTTTGGAAGTTATCGCATTGTTTATTTACTAACTGATAATGAAGTGAGTATTTTAACTATTTTTCATTCATCTAGGCAGCTTAATTCTTCTGATTTACCTGGCGAACTTGGTGATTAA